In the genome of Nomascus leucogenys isolate Asia chromosome 12, Asia_NLE_v1, whole genome shotgun sequence, the window AGGGGCTGGCGGCGTCGATCTCGTGGCTGATAACCAGCGGCGAGACGAGGAAGAGGCGGTCGTCTCCCGTGTCGAAGCCCACGCTGAGGTCGGTCTGGTGCAGCGGGATGAACTCGCCCTCCAGCGTCTGGCGCGAGCGGATGAGCTTGGCGCGGATGGAGGCCTCCACTATGTGTGAGGAGCGCAAGTCGCCCACGCGGAACATGAGGCAGAGGCGCCCGTCGCGCAGCGACACCACGGCGTGCGAGGAGAAGACGAGCGTGGCTGCGCGCTTGTTGGGCTGCGAGATCTTGACGAACATGCAGCCCACCATGAAGGCGTTCACCATGGAGCCCAGGATggcctgcagcagcagcagcacgaTGCCCTCGGGGCACTGGTCGGTGATGACGCGGTGCCCGTAGCCGATGGTGGTCTCGGTCTCGATGGAGAAGAGGAAGGCGGCCACGAAGCCGTTGAGGTTGTTGACGCACGGCGTCCACGCGGTGTCCTCCAGGTGCTCCAGGTCGCCGCGGCCGTAGGCGATCAGCCACCAGATGGCGCCGAAGAAGAGCCAGGTGAGCGCGTAGGCCAGGACGAAGAATAACAGGCTGAGGCGCCACTGCAGGTCCACCAGCGTGGTGAACAGGTCCGTCAGGTAGCGGTATGTCTCGCGCACGTTGCCCTGCTGCACGTTGCACCGGCCATCCTTCTCCACGTAGCGCTGGCGGCCGCGCCGCCGCGGCTGCTCCTCCGGCCCGGGCGAGAAGGCCGCGTTCTCCTGCGCCATGGCGGCCGCGTCAGGGCGAGCGCTGCGGGCGCCTGGAGTGCGGCGGGGGCCCGAGCTGCTGCCACCTGCCGCGGGTCGCTGGGCGCCTAGGCGGCGTCGGGGGTCCTGGAGGGGCTTAATAAAGGTTTGCCGAATGAGTGGCCCCTCGGAGATGGGGAGGCACGGGACATCAGGGCCAGCACCGAGCCCTGGGGGTCCCTGGGCGAGTCCCTTCGTGTTTCCTGGCCTCTATTTCTGGGAATAACACATTCAGCCCTAACTGCCCCCCAGGCTCAGAAAGTTGTGAGGGTCAAATGGAATAATGTACCTGAACTGAATAGAACTGTGCAAGTTCCACGATGATTTTCAGGGGAAGGAGGTACCAGACATTTTGGTGCCATCACCTCCAGCTGGGGTGTGCAGCACCTCAGGGGCAGCCCCGGGGCCAAAGACCCAGGCCCAGATCCCCCTAGTGATTTCCTGAAATCACTAGACTGGGGGCTTTTTGGGGAGGGGGGCAGGCGGGTAATGGAGCCCTCCCTGCACTAAGGACTTCCACCATCCCTTCCCCAGCTGTAGCCAGTGCAGCCACCAATGGCTCTCCTCGCAGGCTGTTTTGAAGTTCACCCCAAGACTGACACACAgtctttctcattcttccctccttggacctcactcactccactccactccctcccctcaACATGCttacaaaggagaaagaaatgaaagctgTGGAAAGTCAGTGGAAACCCTCCAGTGCACAAGGGCGGAACATTAGGAAATTCCCACTAGAAATCCTCCCTGAGACCTACCCACGATCACTGCTGCTCTTGGGCCAGCCTCATATCCCTTGGGTTTTTTCTCCTAGTGAAGACAGCCTGCAAATGGGGAGGGGAACTGGAAGATCCCAACACAGAAGCCTGGGAAAGGAAGCCCAGAGTTATTAAGAGTTAGGCTCATATCCCTCTGGGATCCTATTCTTCATGAGAGACATGGAATCAGATCAAGTGAAGCACTAAGCACCCACATTTATTTCCCCACTCCCTCTAGTTATATTTCCCCCCAGCCTCTTACTTCCCATGGACTATCCTAACACCAGCCCCGCCCCCACCTGCCATATGCCCCAAAGCCCACATTCCAAGCGAAGCCCACCTGATTTTGCTTCACATGCTTGCCTCTGAGGAGCTCTCTGAGCTGCAGTCTGCTCTGAGAGAGGTCCGGAGCCCTTCCCCAAAGCACCCAGGGTCCTCTAGGAGATATGGACCATACAGGGGAAGGTTTAGAATAAGGATTTGGGACTCTTccaccttcccttctctttcctgggAATGATCCTCTCCTCCCACTCCACGGAAACGTGGGCTGGCTagtgggtgggggatggaggagTGTGCCATAGGAACCACAGATGGCCTGGATGGTTGACCAGGTCCTGAGGAGAAACTGCCTGGGTATGTGACTCTAAACCTAGCACTCCAGCATCTTATGTTCTGGGGTGAGGTGCTCTGCAGTCAGCACTCtggagagggtgtgtgtgtgtgtgtgtgtgtgtatgtgtgtattgggGTAGAGAGGGCAGGAagagaaatcaaaatgaaatggCTTTGAGCTTAGGGGCACCCCCTGCATTTATTGTCCATGAAGTCAGGGGACACAGGGTCCAAGAGCCCCATGGCAATGGAAGATTAGGGTCTCCCCTGCCCCCAACAATgggcttccttttccttccctgtaGCTCAGATGTCCTCAGGAAGAGTAAGCATTGACTGGCTCAGAGACCCTAGGTCATGCAGAAAATGACCCTGCTCCCATCATCCTAGCTTTAGTCCCAGGTGGGCTTCCAGATGATCTCTCTGCCCAGGGATGGGGAAGGAACCCCAATGTCGGATCACCCCCAGAACTCTCTCACTCTCCATTGCCCCAGGGATCTAGGTAAACCTTATTTTCAGTGTGTCCCACATCCTGTCTTCCTGAGTGGGGGACTGCATTTTTCTCAGGGGAAGGAAAAGTATGAAATTGTTACCTCTGTCTCAAGATCAAGGACTTGATTTCTCCATCTTCCCTCCAAGAATTTCAGTTCCTCCAACCTACTCCTCATTTCTTGTGCATGCTATGACCCCTTTGCAGAAGATCGCAATACCACTTTTCCTGggcccttcttcctccctctagAGAGCTGGGGAGTAAGGGGGCTCATTTTTTGGAAGGAGAGACCTAGTGAAAACTCCCCCAAGAACCAGCTCCCCCCAAACCCCCAATTGCCTTGGAAATAGGGGCCCAAACCCCAAGTCCCCCGCAACTCAACTCACAGCACGTGGAGAGGAGAGTAGCCGGCAGCAGAGACCCCTGGGGGGTGGCGTCCATGCCCCTGACACCGCCCCCCCCACGGGCCCCCTGAAGGGTGGGAGCCGCAGACACCGCTGTTTCTCCTAAATGTAGCGGCAGCTCTGACTAGGACTTGCTATCTGTGTCATCCCTACTTCCCAGGCTCCCCTGCTCCTCTCTCGTTTCCACGGCAACCAGTCTGGCGACAGCTCCAGAgcatccccctcccctccccagtcctGGGTACCACTAGGGGTTGATCCAAACCACACGCCATAGTTATTTTTAGCCAAAGTCCCTCCTCCTGGACAACTCAGAGCTTGGGTCCTCACCCcctcataggaaaaaaaaaaaaaaaaaagaagaagaagaagaaagaaaaacaaagctggcaTGCTGGCTCTTTCCTAAGAAGCTCCTTGCTGGGGGAAAATAGAAGCCCTCATGTATTTGAGAATAAGGTGTTAGGTTCCCTGGGGTTTCAGAGGGCCATCTGGTAGCTGGCAGCTCACCACCTTCAACATGGGTCTCTGCGTGCAGGTGCTGCTCTCAGGTCAGGCCGACCATCACGGTCTCTAGTTTTGGAGAGGCCATGGATCTAGAAGGCGGTAGCTAGAAGGAAAATAGATCTActaaaggaagggaggcagggtcAGGGGTTCTAATTATTGCCACTGATTTGCACTGTGACCCATAGGAGTCACTTCACTTCCCCGAGCCACAGTTATTCCATCTATCCCAGGGTGTGGACAAGTGCAAATACCCCCTTTCTGCCTGCTTCACAGAGTCTGCGGATCaaatgaagcaaaaacaaacaaacaaaaaaacccaaaaaaccacgAAGGGCTTTGAAATGTGTTTTATTCATAGCAAAAAccctagaaacaacccaaatgtccaccagaGAGAAAAGCCTAGGTTAGGGCTTACTAAGTATTCACTCAGCAAACTTCTGCGGAGCCCAAGTGCCAGGCAGTGTGTTAGATGGGGTGGTTACAGAATGAGTAAGTCCCTGCCCACAAGGAGCTCATTAACCCATGAGGGagaaagacacacaaacacacagtagCTGCTGCTACTAATTCACTGAACATTGGATATGAACGAGACACATGCCTCATTTCATCCCCATGGCAACTCTATAAGACAGGTATAATTTTTCCcagttatagatgaggaaactaaaacagAGACATGTTAAGTAATTTATCGAACGTCACAGACTTGGGCAGAGATAGGAGTCAAACTCCCACATCTGTATCACctcatgctttttaaattgttttaaaagaagacTTCTTAAAGGGTAGTTTTAGATTCagagcaaaattgagaggaaagttACAGAGATTTTCCGTATGCCCCCTATCCCCATGCATCCACCAGAGTGGCACATTGGTTACAAGTGATGAAACTACATTGacatcataatcacccaaagtccatagctgacattagggttcacttttggtgttgtacactctgtgggtttggacaaatatataatgatgtTTATCCACCATTATAGTCTCATTGCTGTAAAAGTCCTCTATGCTCTGCCTAGTCAATCCCCcttccctaacccctggcaacaactgctctttttcctgtttccataattttccttttccagaatgtcatatagttggaattgtACAATATGTAGCCAtttcaaattggcttctttcacttagtaatgtaaatttaaggttcctccatgtcttttcatggctttgtagttcatttctttttggcactgaataatattccatttcagGATGGCCAcggtttatttatctatttacctactgaaggacatcttggttgctttcaagaTTTGGCCATGGTGAAtacagctgctataaacatccatcgGCAGATTTTCATGTGGACGTAAGTTTTCAtctcctttgggtagataccaaggagcatgattcctggatcatatggtaagagtatgtttagttttttaagaaactgccacactttc includes:
- the KCNJ9 gene encoding G protein-activated inward rectifier potassium channel 3 isoform X3, translated to MAQENAAFSPGPEEQPRRRGRQRYVEKDGRCNVQQGNVRETYRYLTDLFTTLVDLQWRLSLLFFVLAYALTWLFFGAIWWLIAYGRGDLEHLEDTAWTPCVNNLNGFVAAFLFSIETETTIGYGHRVITDQCPEGIVLLLLQAILGSMVNAFMVGCMFVKISQPNKRAATLVFSSHAVVSLRDGRLCLMFRVGDLRSSHIVEASIRAKLIRSRQTLEGEFIPLHQTDLSVGFDTGDDRLFLVSPLVISHEIDAASPFWEASRRALERDDFEIVVILEGMVEATGMTCQARSSYLVDEVLWGHRFTSVLTLEDGFYEVDYASFHETFEVPTPSCSARELAEAAARLDAHLYWSIPSRLDEKVEEEGAGEGAGGEAGADKEQNGCLPPPESESKV
- the KCNJ9 gene encoding G protein-activated inward rectifier potassium channel 3 isoform X2, with the translated sequence MRSRLEELKFLEGRWRNQVLDLETEPLQDPRRRLGAQRPAAGGSSSGPRRTPGARSARPDAAAMAQENAAFSPGPEEQPRRRGRQRYVEKDGRCNVQQGNVRETYRYLTDLFTTLVDLQWRLSLLFFVLAYALTWLFFGAIWWLIAYGRGDLEHLEDTAWTPCVNNLNGFVAAFLFSIETETTIGYGHRVITDQCPEGIVLLLLQAILGSMVNAFMVGCMFVKISQPNKRAATLVFSSHAVVSLRDGRLCLMFRVGDLRSSHIVEASIRAKLIRSRQTLEGEFIPLHQTDLSVGFDTGDDRLFLVSPLVISHEIDAASPFWEASRRALERDDFEIVVILEGMVEATGMTCQARSSYLVDEVLWGHRFTSVLTLEDGFYEVDYASFHETFEVPTPSCSARELAEAAARLDAHLYWSIPSRLDEKV
- the KCNJ9 gene encoding G protein-activated inward rectifier potassium channel 3 isoform X1, which gives rise to MRSRLEELKFLEGRWRNQVLDLETEPLQDPRRRLGAQRPAAGGSSSGPRRTPGARSARPDAAAMAQENAAFSPGPEEQPRRRGRQRYVEKDGRCNVQQGNVRETYRYLTDLFTTLVDLQWRLSLLFFVLAYALTWLFFGAIWWLIAYGRGDLEHLEDTAWTPCVNNLNGFVAAFLFSIETETTIGYGHRVITDQCPEGIVLLLLQAILGSMVNAFMVGCMFVKISQPNKRAATLVFSSHAVVSLRDGRLCLMFRVGDLRSSHIVEASIRAKLIRSRQTLEGEFIPLHQTDLSVGFDTGDDRLFLVSPLVISHEIDAASPFWEASRRALERDDFEIVVILEGMVEATGMTCQARSSYLVDEVLWGHRFTSVLTLEDGFYEVDYASFHETFEVPTPSCSARELAEAAARLDAHLYWSIPSRLDEKVEEEGAGEGAGGEAGADKEQNGCLPPPESESKV